One segment of Engraulis encrasicolus isolate BLACKSEA-1 chromosome 7, IST_EnEncr_1.0, whole genome shotgun sequence DNA contains the following:
- the LOC134453271 gene encoding oligodendrocyte-myelin glycoprotein-like: MVPPWSRELGLLALLLPVLLASPRALAVCPASCSCSDSHREVDCSWRGLRSLPHGLQHNIHALNLSHNRLSDLDHALSPFTHLRSLDLSHNRLSRLPSELPRSLWELHAAGNRLRTLHKNDTAYHWNLRLLDLSGNKLERVVFINNTMPSLRTLDLSRNRFWTVPTNIPRNAEIVNLSHNTLVQVLPRSLDQLSRLSRLYLHSNRFTTLTHGALDRLATLRLITLGDNPWACDEPRNITYLLSWLRRTHASVLGCPCHTWHTCGETHLATTRGWHYASYTMPPQPPRRDDDDDHDDNDNDSDSEPENDYELGPRRGPGHRHRHHNRPGVPPMRAVTGGYWPESVLLEMHRPDNSLDVDASSTQDYESRWPPGGFYVTSAPESLSTPDETYTTQKYFTASSYHDEDTTEDTLTTTTRKSPTLRTRSVQKGGSQEKPRSYGNRPDRALWLLLLSSVLAAVFFFRLDL; the protein is encoded by the exons ATGGTGCCACCCTGGTCCAGGGAGCTGGGCCTCCTCGCCCTCCTGCTGCCCGTGCTCCTGGCATCGCCTCGGGCGCTGGCCGTGTGCCCGGCGAGCTGCTCGTGCAGCGACAGCCACCGCGAGGTCGACTGCTCGTGGCGCGGCCTGCGCTCGCTCCCCCACGGCCTGCAGCACAACATCCACGCCCTCAACCTGTCGCACAACCGCCTGTCCGACCTGGACCACGCGCTCAGCCCCTTCACGCACCTGCGCAGCCTGGACCTGTCGCACAACCGGCTGAGCCGCCTGCCCTCCGAGCTGCCGCGCTCGCTCTGGGAGCTGCACGCCGCCGGAAACCGCCTGCGCACGCTGCACAAGAACGACACGGCGTACCACTGGAACCTGCGGCTGCTCGACCTGTCCGGCAACAAGCTGGAGCGCGTGGTCTTCATCAACAACACCATGCCGAGCTTGCGGACGCTCGACCTGAGCCGCAACCGCTTCTGGACCGTGCCCACCAACATTCCGAGAAACGCGGAGATCGTCAACCTGTCCCACAACACCTTGGTGCAG GTGCTGCCCCGGTCGCTGGACCAGCTGTCGCGTCTCTCGCGCCTCTACCTGCACTCCAACCGCTTCACCACGCTGACGCACGGCGCCCTGGACCGCCTGGCCACGCTGCGCCTCATCACGCTGGGCGACAACCCCTGGGCCTGCGACGAGCCGCGCAACATCACCTACCTGCTGTCCTGGCTGCGGCGGACGCACGCCAGCGTGCTGGGCTGCCCCTGCCACACCTGGCACACCTGCGGCGAGACGCACCTGGCGACCACGAGGGGATGGCACTACGCCTCCTACACCATGCCCCCGCAGCCGCCTCGCCGCGATGACGACGACGACCACGACGACAACGACAACGACTCTGACTCCGAGCCGGAAAACGACTACGAGCTTGGACCCAGGCGCGGGCCGGgccaccggcaccggcaccacAACAGACCCGGGGTCCCACCCATGCGAGCCGTGACCGGGGGCTACTGGCCCGAGTCGGTGTTGCTGGAGATGCACAGGCCGGACAACTCGCTGGACGTGGACGCCAGCAGCACACAGGACTACGAGAGCCGCTGGCCGCCCGGAGGGTTCTACGTCACCTCGGCGCCCGAGAGTCTATCCACGCCGGACGAGACGTACACAACGCAGAAGTACTTCACCGCCAGCAGTTACCATGACGAGGACACCACCGAGGACACCCTGACCACCACCACGCGCAAGAGCCCCACGCTACGAACACGCAGCGTCCAGAAAGGCGGGAGTCAGGAGAAACCTCGTAGCTATGGCAACCGGCCGGACCGAGCGTTGTGGCTGTTGCTGTTGTCGAGCGTGTTGGCGGCAGTTTTTTTCTTCAGATTGGATTTGTGA
- the LOC134451973 gene encoding uncharacterized protein LOC134451973, with protein MRSSLLCLALLFASTCEMDVTEYDYHDYPSITEQLITNDAISSEPTTITTITTITTTLLPTTTTTVPTTTTTVPTTKKAAEPKVTCPTCVTCVQAIVGDNSMLVILVLAVACLFLLITTMALACKVCSLKRQQGEYQPCHAADDDESHLANGKSTKTDTGGNNEDNAVMMTEVFSENETTATEEKGSKQEEDGASTASSQNSSEGKDGSDESPSGAAVNDDQANTDAMEAPKDPAVSETANVSDVSGSGAAGEPASGSTEETPANVEG; from the coding sequence ATGAGGTCTTCACTGCTGTGCCTGGCTCTCCTTTTCGCCTCAACATGCGAGATGGATGTAACTGAGTACGACTATCACGACTACCCCAGTATAACAGAACAACTTATCACTAACGATGCTATTTCGTCTGAACcaaccaccattaccaccatcaccaccatcaccaccaccttgctacccaccaccaccaccactgtgcccaccaccaccaccactgtgccCACCACCAAAAAAGCAGCAGAGCCCAAGGTTACCTGCCCAACATGTGTAACCTGTGTACAGGCCATTGTGGGGGACAACAGCATGCTAGTGATACTGGTTCTGGCTGTGGCCTGCCTGTTTCTGCTGATCACCACCATGGCACTGGCCTGCAAGGTGTGCAGCCTGAAGCGGCAGCAGGGCGAGTACCAGCCCTGCCACGCTGCAGACGACGACGAGTCCCACCTGGCCAACGGGAAGAGCACCAAGACGGATACCGGCGGGAACAACGAAGACAATGCCGTGATGATGACGGAGGTGTTCAGCGAGAATGAGACCACAGCCACGGAGGAGAAGGGGAGTAAGCAGGAAGAGGATGGCGCGAGCACCGCTAGTAGCCAGAACAGCTCTGAAGGGAAGGACGGTTCGGATGAAAGCCCCTCAGGCGCTGCCGTTAATGACGACCAGGCAAATACAGACGCCATGGAGGCACCAAAGGATCCGGCAGTCTCTGAGACTGCGAATGTGAGTGACGTGAGTGGGAGTGGGGCGGCAGGGGAGCCAGCTAGCGGAAGTACGGAGGAGACGCCGGCTAATGTTGAAGGATAA